Proteins from a genomic interval of Sulfurospirillum oryzae:
- a CDS encoding nucleoside deaminase has translation MDKFLEAAIEEAQKGLDEGGIPIGSVLVIDGKIVGRGHNQRVQKGSAVLHAEMDCLENAGRLSARDYKRATLYSTLSPCDMCSGAILLYGIPKVVIGENHTFCGPESYVRSRGVEVEVMNEPKCRQLMESFIEKNPELWNEDIGV, from the coding sequence ATGGATAAATTTTTAGAAGCAGCCATAGAAGAAGCCCAAAAAGGTTTGGATGAGGGTGGTATACCTATTGGTTCTGTTCTTGTGATAGACGGTAAAATCGTCGGACGTGGTCACAACCAAAGAGTTCAAAAAGGAAGTGCTGTGTTGCATGCAGAAATGGACTGTTTGGAAAATGCTGGGCGACTGAGCGCACGTGATTATAAAAGAGCAACGCTTTATTCTACGTTATCTCCTTGCGATATGTGCAGTGGTGCCATTTTGCTTTATGGCATACCAAAAGTTGTTATCGGTGAAAACCATACCTTTTGTGGACCAGAATCGTACGTAAGGTCACGAGGTGTTGAGGTTGAAGTGATGAATGAGCCAAAATGTCGCCAACTGATGGAATCTTTTATAGAAAAAAATCCTGAACTTTGGAATGAAGACATTGGTGTATAA
- a CDS encoding SIR2 family NAD-dependent protein deacylase: MARIVIFSGAGISAESGLSTFRDTDGLWEKYRIEEICQAGCLSWNRENTLAFYDARREQLSSVKPNAAHHAIAKLQEKYPNDIALITQNVDDLFERAGCIDILHLHGFLPRLRCEQCGTTHLIGYAKQERTFTCKSCGGSFRPDIVFFGEPAPMYEHLYEAMENCEFLVIIGSSGNVIAMDHFALHVKVAILNNLEPSDAINERVYTKVLHQKATEAVDEIVGDVERFLQIS; the protein is encoded by the coding sequence ATGGCACGGATTGTGATTTTCTCAGGAGCGGGCATCAGTGCAGAGAGTGGACTCTCCACCTTTCGCGACACGGATGGATTGTGGGAAAAGTACCGCATCGAAGAGATCTGTCAGGCAGGGTGTTTGAGCTGGAATAGAGAAAACACTTTGGCATTTTACGATGCCAGACGTGAACAACTCTCCTCCGTCAAGCCCAATGCCGCACACCATGCCATCGCCAAACTACAAGAAAAATACCCCAATGACATTGCCCTCATCACCCAAAATGTGGATGACCTTTTCGAGAGAGCAGGCTGCATTGACATTTTACACTTGCACGGTTTTTTACCACGCCTTCGTTGTGAACAGTGTGGCACAACCCATCTCATCGGCTACGCCAAACAAGAGCGAACCTTTACATGTAAAAGCTGCGGAGGCTCCTTTCGCCCCGACATCGTCTTCTTTGGTGAACCTGCACCCATGTATGAACACCTTTATGAGGCGATGGAAAACTGCGAGTTTCTTGTCATCATCGGCTCAAGTGGAAACGTCATTGCTATGGATCATTTTGCTTTACATGTAAAAGTTGCAATCCTCAATAATTTAGAGCCAAGCGATGCCATTAACGAGAGGGTTTATACGAAAGTGTTGCATCAAAAAGCGACTGAGGCGGTGGATGAGATAGTTGGGGATGTGGAGAGGTTTTTACAAATATCATAA
- a CDS encoding alpha/beta fold hydrolase, with product MKKTVGGLSVLLEGNQKNRAIIFLHGFPYDHTMWSEQIAALRDTYYCVAYDIRGLGDSSVGDGQFTMESFVDDLEMLIRELRIEKPPILCGFSMGGYIVLRAVERMESNFSAVILCDTTSNADDNEAKLKRSDVIRRINAQGLSSFSKNFIGRCYSDVYKKEHKEAVDKRIAKSIKFNSIGVKGCLFAMLTRNDTSAYLPSIELPTLLLCGELDALTPPLRMKAMADQIKDAQFVLIKHAAHMSVVENPTDCNEAMKAFLAKL from the coding sequence ATGAAAAAAACAGTTGGTGGGTTATCGGTTTTACTGGAAGGCAATCAAAAAAATAGAGCAATCATTTTTTTACACGGTTTTCCGTATGACCACACGATGTGGAGTGAGCAAATAGCGGCTCTTCGTGATACCTACTACTGTGTAGCATACGACATTCGTGGGCTTGGAGACTCTTCTGTGGGCGATGGACAGTTTACAATGGAATCGTTTGTCGATGACTTGGAGATGCTTATACGTGAGCTAAGAATTGAAAAGCCACCTATATTGTGTGGTTTTTCGATGGGTGGTTACATCGTTCTTCGTGCCGTAGAACGTATGGAAAGTAACTTTTCAGCGGTCATTTTATGCGATACCACTTCAAACGCCGATGACAATGAAGCGAAACTCAAACGCTCCGATGTCATAAGACGCATCAACGCTCAAGGCTTGTCTTCTTTTTCTAAAAATTTTATCGGGCGATGTTACAGTGATGTTTACAAAAAAGAGCATAAAGAGGCAGTGGACAAACGCATTGCTAAGTCGATAAAGTTTAATTCCATCGGCGTGAAAGGGTGCTTGTTTGCGATGTTAACACGCAATGACACAAGTGCCTATTTGCCCTCTATTGAGCTTCCAACACTCTTGCTTTGCGGTGAACTTGATGCGCTTACGCCACCACTACGCATGAAAGCGATGGCAGATCAGATTAAGGATGCCCAGTTTGTACTCATTAAACATGCTGCGCACATGAGCGTTGTTGAAAATCCAACAGATTGTAACGAGGCAATGAAAGCGTTTTTAGCAAAACTATAA
- the metH gene encoding methionine synthase, protein MATLQELIKEKILVIDGAMGTQIQALQISPEQWEGKEGCNELLNVTCKDEISKIHRGYLLAGADIIKTNTFGALPWVLDDYGIGERTYELAKAGANIVKEACADFATEQKPRFTAAAFGPGTKLPSLGHIGYDAMYEGYKEAARGAIDGGADLFLIETAQDPLQIKAALHAIMDAQKELHVKLPIMVSVTIELSGTMLIGTDATTIATILEPFDILSLGFNCGTGPEQVEKHVKTLSSVWGKPISVHANAGLPQNRGGYTFYPMGPREFAELQEKFTQIAGVSILGGCCGTTPQHILELAKRVEGKKPLAPKGEMPRSIASLFEIRALKQDPAPFLIGERSNATGSKAFRELLLAEDYDGTLSVAQQQVRSGAHGIDVSVGFAGRDEHKDTKEVMGRYVQKIALPLMPDTTQVPALEVALKLIGGKPIINSVNLEDGIEKFDKVCSLAKRFGAALVCLTIDEVGMAKSKAQKVAIAERIYTLATEKHGIHPEDLVFDLLTFTVGSGDPEYHTAAIETIDAIREFHAMHPEVGFVLGVSNISFGLAKHAREYLNSVFLHHCVEAGLSMAIVNVKNTLPMHKISDVDKKICEDLLFNRRVEGDPLFKFISHFEGVVENKDESDAAYLAMSTKEKISTLLIDGDKERMLTLLPTAKDEIAAEIIVNEILIDAMKVVGELFGSGKMQLPFVLQSAEVMKAAVDFLQPYLPKTQKSTTTTLIIGTVKGDVHDVGKNLVDIILSNNGFRVINIGIKADLEQFLEALKEHNADAIGMSGLLVKSTNVMKENLEAMQKMGIKIPVILGGAALTDNFVEDFCRPIYDGPIYYCKDAFEGLTAMSRIEAKNFDTSFDRPVIDNSVNRANKEVKEMPSFEQIKMPSRDIAIPTPPFWGRRVLKTDVKELAFSWINHKILFAQRWGYSGKGQSKEEKQKQLDEVLYPTYERVKADIERLGLFEPTIIYGYYPARSNENNLYLFDESDGYFSEKEVNRESIEAIKSRAIKVFDFPRQNRNPYRSLSDFISPSRHDVLALTCVSAGPKFSAYEKELYDAGNFTEYFFVHGLSVELAEALAEIAHKQIRLDLGIAESEGHSLRDVQMKRYHGCRYSFGYPACPALEDTRIIFDLLKPEEFGIELSETFQIHPEQSTTAIVMHHKEALYFNV, encoded by the coding sequence TTGGCAACACTTCAAGAACTCATAAAAGAAAAAATTTTAGTCATCGATGGTGCGATGGGCACGCAGATCCAAGCTTTGCAGATTTCTCCTGAGCAATGGGAAGGCAAAGAGGGATGTAACGAGCTTTTAAATGTTACATGTAAAGATGAAATTTCTAAAATCCATCGTGGTTATTTACTGGCAGGTGCTGACATTATCAAGACCAACACCTTTGGTGCTTTGCCGTGGGTTTTGGACGATTACGGCATCGGTGAACGTACTTATGAGTTAGCAAAAGCGGGTGCAAATATCGTTAAAGAAGCGTGTGCAGATTTTGCCACAGAGCAAAAGCCACGTTTTACAGCCGCTGCGTTTGGACCTGGGACAAAACTGCCTTCTTTAGGGCATATTGGTTATGATGCAATGTATGAAGGCTACAAAGAAGCGGCGCGTGGAGCAATCGATGGTGGGGCGGATCTTTTTCTCATTGAAACCGCGCAAGACCCTTTGCAAATTAAAGCCGCACTTCATGCCATTATGGACGCTCAAAAAGAGTTACATGTAAAGCTTCCGATTATGGTTTCTGTCACAATTGAACTGAGTGGCACGATGCTCATTGGAACGGATGCTACGACCATCGCAACGATCTTAGAACCTTTTGATATTTTAAGTCTAGGCTTTAACTGTGGCACAGGGCCTGAGCAGGTCGAAAAGCATGTGAAAACGCTTAGTTCTGTTTGGGGTAAACCCATCAGTGTGCATGCCAATGCGGGGCTTCCTCAAAACCGTGGTGGCTATACCTTTTACCCAATGGGACCTCGTGAATTTGCCGAACTTCAAGAAAAATTTACACAAATTGCAGGCGTTAGCATCTTAGGCGGATGTTGTGGTACGACGCCTCAACACATTTTAGAGCTAGCCAAACGTGTGGAAGGCAAAAAGCCGCTTGCGCCTAAAGGGGAAATGCCACGAAGCATCGCCTCTTTATTTGAAATCAGAGCACTCAAACAAGACCCAGCACCTTTTTTAATAGGCGAGCGAAGCAACGCCACAGGCTCAAAAGCGTTTCGTGAACTACTTCTTGCCGAAGACTACGATGGCACGCTCAGTGTAGCACAGCAACAAGTTCGCAGTGGCGCGCATGGCATTGATGTGAGTGTCGGGTTTGCAGGACGGGACGAGCACAAAGACACCAAAGAAGTCATGGGGCGTTATGTGCAAAAAATTGCTCTACCTCTTATGCCTGACACCACTCAAGTTCCGGCTCTTGAAGTGGCACTCAAACTCATTGGTGGTAAGCCTATCATCAACTCGGTGAACCTTGAAGATGGCATCGAAAAGTTCGATAAAGTCTGCTCTCTTGCCAAACGCTTTGGTGCGGCATTGGTCTGTTTGACCATTGATGAAGTAGGAATGGCAAAAAGCAAAGCGCAAAAAGTGGCTATTGCAGAGCGCATTTATACCTTAGCAACGGAAAAACATGGTATTCATCCCGAAGACTTAGTCTTTGATCTTTTGACGTTTACGGTGGGTAGTGGTGATCCTGAGTATCACACGGCGGCGATTGAAACCATTGATGCCATTCGTGAATTTCACGCAATGCACCCTGAAGTAGGCTTTGTTTTGGGTGTTTCAAACATCTCTTTTGGTTTGGCAAAACACGCACGCGAATACCTAAACTCCGTCTTTTTACACCATTGTGTCGAAGCGGGTCTGAGCATGGCGATCGTCAATGTTAAAAACACGCTTCCAATGCACAAGATCAGCGACGTGGATAAAAAAATCTGTGAAGATTTACTCTTTAACCGAAGAGTTGAGGGCGATCCGCTTTTTAAATTCATTTCACATTTTGAGGGTGTGGTTGAAAATAAAGACGAGAGTGACGCGGCGTATCTTGCTATGAGTACCAAAGAGAAAATTTCGACATTGCTTATCGATGGCGATAAAGAGCGTATGCTCACTCTTTTACCAACAGCAAAAGATGAGATAGCCGCTGAAATCATCGTCAATGAGATTTTGATCGATGCGATGAAAGTGGTTGGCGAGCTTTTCGGTAGTGGAAAAATGCAGTTGCCTTTTGTGCTTCAGTCGGCTGAAGTTATGAAAGCGGCCGTGGATTTTTTACAGCCTTATTTGCCAAAAACCCAGAAGAGTACGACCACAACGCTGATCATCGGAACCGTTAAAGGCGATGTGCATGATGTGGGTAAAAACCTTGTGGATATCATTTTAAGTAACAATGGTTTTAGGGTCATTAACATCGGTATTAAGGCTGATTTGGAACAATTTCTAGAAGCACTTAAAGAGCACAATGCAGATGCCATCGGCATGAGCGGGCTTTTGGTGAAATCGACCAATGTCATGAAAGAAAACCTAGAAGCAATGCAGAAAATGGGCATCAAAATCCCTGTTATTTTAGGGGGTGCGGCACTGACTGACAACTTTGTTGAGGATTTTTGCCGTCCAATTTACGATGGACCGATTTATTACTGCAAAGATGCCTTTGAGGGATTAACGGCGATGAGTCGCATTGAGGCGAAAAATTTTGATACCTCTTTTGATCGACCTGTCATTGACAATAGCGTGAATCGTGCCAATAAAGAAGTTAAAGAGATGCCTTCATTTGAACAGATCAAAATGCCAAGCCGCGACATTGCCATTCCGACACCTCCATTTTGGGGCAGACGTGTGCTTAAAACCGATGTTAAAGAGTTGGCGTTTTCGTGGATCAATCACAAAATTCTTTTCGCACAACGTTGGGGTTACAGTGGAAAAGGGCAGAGCAAAGAAGAGAAGCAGAAGCAGCTAGATGAAGTGCTTTACCCGACCTATGAGAGGGTAAAAGCGGACATCGAGAGACTTGGACTTTTTGAGCCGACCATCATCTATGGTTACTACCCAGCACGATCAAATGAAAACAACCTTTACCTTTTTGATGAGAGTGATGGCTACTTTAGTGAGAAAGAGGTCAATCGTGAAAGCATCGAAGCGATTAAAAGTAGAGCCATCAAAGTTTTTGACTTTCCGCGTCAAAATAGAAACCCGTATCGCTCTTTGAGTGATTTTATTTCTCCTTCTCGCCATGATGTTTTAGCTTTAACGTGTGTAAGTGCAGGACCAAAGTTCTCTGCGTATGAAAAAGAGCTTTACGATGCGGGCAATTTTACCGAGTACTTCTTTGTACATGGTCTTAGTGTTGAATTAGCAGAAGCTCTTGCTGAAATTGCACATAAACAGATACGCCTCGATCTTGGCATCGCTGAGAGTGAAGGGCATAGTTTGCGCGATGTGCAAATGAAGCGCTATCATGGGTGTCGTTATTCATTTGGTTACCCAGCATGCCCTGCCTTGGAAGATACCAGAATCATTTTTGATCTTTTAAAGCCAGAAGAGTTTGGCATAGAACTCAGCGAAACATTTCAAATTCATCCTGAGCAAAGTACCACCGCTATCGTAATGCACCACAAGGAGGCGTTATATTTTAATGTCTGA
- a CDS encoding ABC transporter substrate-binding protein produces MRRVLTLATLASIVTTSLFAKEINVGVILPMSGSLAAYGQVTYEGIEFAHDLAPKLKNGDTVKLVLVDSKGDKVESATATTRLITSDKVVGIIGEITSSNTAQVLSIADKKQIPVIATVATNDKLNDNRTYGNRVCYTDSFQGNIVANYAAKELKLKTAVSIVDQAQVYSIGLSKTFTDAFVANGGKVIKELKVNSGDKDFKAVVSQIKALNPDFVFMPLYHAEGALITRQAKQVGLNKPFLSGESVANPTFIELGGDSVEGHMFTDYFDYTVPPTQKSKEFLAAYEKKTGKKEINSFSTLGADAYNLFVDAINRCANPEDSVCINDEIKKTTNFEGVSGLISIDKNGNATRSAVIKVISGGKAVYKSTVNP; encoded by the coding sequence ATGCGTCGTGTATTAACGCTTGCAACCCTTGCAAGCATAGTTACAACATCTTTATTTGCAAAAGAGATTAATGTAGGTGTTATTTTACCTATGAGCGGTTCTTTGGCTGCTTATGGTCAAGTTACGTATGAAGGTATTGAGTTTGCTCATGACCTTGCGCCAAAATTGAAAAACGGAGATACTGTAAAATTGGTCTTAGTCGATAGCAAAGGCGATAAAGTCGAGTCTGCCACAGCGACAACAAGATTGATTACTTCGGATAAAGTTGTGGGAATTATTGGAGAAATTACAAGCAGCAATACAGCGCAAGTTCTTTCCATCGCCGATAAAAAACAGATTCCTGTCATTGCAACAGTGGCAACCAACGATAAATTGAATGACAATAGAACCTATGGCAATCGCGTGTGCTATACGGACTCATTTCAAGGAAATATTGTTGCGAATTATGCCGCGAAAGAGTTAAAGCTCAAAACGGCTGTTTCGATTGTAGATCAAGCGCAAGTTTATTCTATCGGGCTTTCTAAAACTTTTACGGATGCGTTTGTTGCCAATGGTGGTAAAGTGATTAAGGAGCTTAAGGTCAATTCGGGTGATAAAGACTTTAAAGCAGTCGTTTCCCAAATTAAAGCTTTAAATCCTGATTTTGTCTTTATGCCATTGTATCATGCCGAGGGTGCGCTCATCACACGTCAAGCGAAACAAGTTGGGCTTAATAAGCCATTTCTATCGGGTGAAAGTGTAGCTAATCCAACGTTTATAGAGCTGGGTGGTGATAGCGTAGAAGGACACATGTTTACTGATTATTTTGATTACACCGTGCCTCCAACGCAAAAGTCTAAAGAGTTTTTAGCTGCTTATGAGAAAAAGACAGGTAAAAAAGAGATTAACTCATTTTCAACGCTAGGGGCTGATGCGTATAATCTTTTTGTGGACGCGATCAATCGTTGTGCAAACCCAGAAGATAGCGTGTGCATCAACGATGAGATCAAAAAAACCACCAACTTTGAAGGGGTTTCAGGTCTCATTTCTATCGATAAAAATGGTAATGCAACTCGTTCGGCTGTTATTAAAGTGATCAGTGGTGGTAAAGCTGTTTACAAATCTACCGTCAATCCATAA
- a CDS encoding methyl-accepting chemotaxis protein, which translates to MSVNLLLIGANEATTQELVSLVDATLSTAATYQKATLSNYQNFDVANFDLVVCFANRYDEMIKKYGKEKVISVEFVPPTDFFVAIGRIPDGENVVIFNNSASGANVLLKFLKFYNLNHVGYKIIPFDECSESETREALSDAKYIIGTDGYVSSGKALYTKYSHYLRPDVTVIPSPPRTATAESVSGLAQIVTAINSDKALQEARDISKKLATLTKEISTITQTASQSIEDTANTIVIVNSKLASEVQNVQVTNNMAQELTEAVEQIGNITTAIKYIASETNLLALNATIEAARAGDHGRGFAVVASEVRKLSDQSNKSTDNIRISIMDVQKVVDQIVPALQRTVDEIIKTQSEVERISIAAQEESRAMNEIIKKLQIIVDVSQALDTAENNHA; encoded by the coding sequence ATGAGCGTTAATCTACTCTTAATTGGAGCGAACGAAGCAACAACCCAAGAGCTTGTTTCTTTAGTCGATGCCACTCTTTCTACTGCCGCCACTTACCAAAAAGCTACCCTTAGTAATTACCAAAATTTTGACGTTGCAAACTTTGACTTAGTTGTTTGCTTTGCAAATCGCTACGATGAAATGATCAAAAAATATGGCAAAGAAAAAGTGATTTCAGTTGAATTTGTTCCTCCTACTGATTTCTTTGTGGCAATTGGTCGAATTCCTGATGGCGAAAATGTTGTCATATTTAATAATAGTGCTTCAGGTGCGAATGTATTACTCAAATTTCTCAAATTTTACAATCTCAATCATGTAGGATATAAAATTATTCCATTTGACGAGTGTAGCGAAAGCGAAACAAGAGAGGCGCTTAGTGATGCTAAATACATCATTGGAACCGATGGTTATGTCTCTTCGGGTAAAGCACTCTATACCAAATACAGTCACTACTTGCGCCCTGATGTAACGGTTATCCCAAGCCCACCTCGTACGGCTACGGCTGAGAGTGTCAGCGGTTTGGCACAAATTGTCACGGCTATCAATAGCGATAAAGCGTTGCAAGAAGCACGCGATATTTCAAAAAAACTTGCGACATTAACCAAAGAGATATCTACGATTACGCAAACAGCCTCCCAATCTATCGAAGATACCGCCAATACGATTGTTATCGTCAATAGTAAATTGGCTTCAGAGGTCCAAAATGTTCAAGTCACAAACAATATGGCACAAGAATTGACCGAAGCGGTAGAACAGATTGGTAACATCACCACCGCAATCAAATATATAGCAAGCGAGACGAACCTTTTGGCACTTAATGCAACCATTGAAGCAGCACGTGCGGGTGATCATGGACGTGGGTTTGCCGTCGTTGCAAGTGAAGTACGTAAACTTTCCGATCAAAGTAACAAATCAACCGATAATATTCGCATCTCCATCATGGATGTTCAAAAAGTGGTCGATCAAATTGTTCCAGCGCTTCAACGCACGGTCGATGAAATCATCAAAACACAGTCAGAAGTAGAGCGCATTAGCATCGCTGCGCAAGAAGAGAGTCGCGCGATGAATGAGATTATTAAAAAACTTCAAATTATCGTAGATGTCTCTCAAGCACTCGATACCGCTGAAAACAATCACGCTTAA
- a CDS encoding LysE family translocator: MFDIQNYYSFIGAILVFQLLPGAGTIAILNATARNGINAGLGAVFGTLLGDFVFMIAALAGLAAIMQQNPFLFELLQYFGSAYLIWLGIGLLRTKIEPEKTKIEPKKSAWIYLRQAFFVSITNPKVMLFFVAFFPLFLRTDATQTTLVAMILHVSLISFIYQTLLVLLGNTVARKLKAFPLARKVATRLAGFALVAFGIKLAINNR, encoded by the coding sequence ATGTTTGATATTCAGAACTATTACAGCTTTATTGGAGCTATTTTAGTGTTTCAACTTCTACCTGGTGCTGGCACGATTGCTATCTTAAATGCTACGGCACGTAATGGTATTAATGCAGGACTCGGTGCCGTATTTGGAACACTTTTGGGTGATTTTGTTTTTATGATCGCAGCCCTTGCAGGACTTGCCGCCATTATGCAACAAAACCCATTTCTCTTTGAGCTTTTACAATACTTTGGTTCAGCTTACCTTATATGGCTAGGTATTGGATTATTACGGACTAAAATTGAACCTGAAAAAACGAAGATAGAACCTAAAAAGTCGGCATGGATCTATCTTAGACAAGCCTTTTTTGTGAGCATCACAAACCCAAAAGTGATGCTTTTCTTTGTTGCATTTTTTCCACTTTTTTTAAGGACTGATGCAACACAAACAACGCTGGTTGCTATGATTTTACATGTAAGTCTTATTAGCTTTATTTATCAAACACTTCTTGTCCTTTTAGGTAACACCGTTGCACGTAAACTCAAAGCCTTTCCATTGGCACGCAAAGTTGCCACGCGTCTTGCTGGCTTTGCACTCGTCGCATTTGGTATTAAACTTGCCATCAACAATCGATAA
- a CDS encoding EamA family transporter yields MPLKHILLTLGVVAIWGINFVVIQVALKEIPPILLTFLRFFFAAFPAVFFLKRPKNTSWKLLFCYSLSMFVLDFSLLFSGMYVGVSSGIASLSLQTQVFFTAILAVVFLKEKMTLAKIVGALVAFSGIIYVGFHTGGDVNLFGLLLVEGAAFSWAAGNLFSKRIGHVDMLSLVVWGSLLSLPFLLALSFALELHLWSFEKMAHLSWLSIGSIAYLVYPVTLFGFAIWSFLLSRYPATTVAPFTLLVPVFGFSASALLVNEALPSWKLVAAFLIVSGLVINLYGDLIFKRT; encoded by the coding sequence ATGCCTTTAAAACATATCTTGCTGACGCTTGGAGTCGTAGCCATTTGGGGAATAAATTTTGTGGTCATTCAAGTAGCCCTTAAAGAGATTCCTCCTATTCTCCTCACTTTTTTGCGTTTTTTCTTTGCAGCTTTTCCTGCGGTCTTTTTTCTCAAGCGTCCTAAAAACACCTCATGGAAACTGCTCTTTTGCTACTCTTTGAGCATGTTCGTTCTTGATTTTTCGCTTCTTTTTTCGGGAATGTATGTGGGCGTAAGCTCTGGTATTGCTTCACTCAGTCTTCAAACACAAGTTTTTTTTACTGCCATCTTGGCGGTTGTTTTCCTCAAAGAAAAAATGACATTGGCCAAGATAGTAGGAGCACTTGTTGCTTTTTCAGGCATTATCTATGTTGGTTTTCACACCGGAGGCGATGTCAATCTTTTTGGGTTGTTGCTTGTTGAAGGAGCGGCTTTTTCTTGGGCAGCAGGTAATCTTTTTTCCAAACGCATCGGTCATGTCGACATGCTCTCTTTGGTCGTCTGGGGAAGTTTGCTCTCGTTGCCTTTTTTACTTGCCCTCTCATTTGCCTTAGAATTGCACCTATGGAGTTTTGAGAAAATGGCGCATCTGTCATGGCTCAGTATTGGCTCAATCGCTTATCTTGTCTATCCTGTCACACTTTTTGGCTTTGCCATTTGGAGCTTTTTACTCAGTCGCTACCCAGCAACCACCGTCGCTCCCTTTACGCTTCTTGTTCCTGTCTTTGGTTTTTCAGCATCAGCTCTTCTTGTGAACGAAGCGCTTCCTAGCTGGAAACTTGTGGCTGCTTTTTTGATTGTATCAGGGCTTGTTATCAACCTCTACGGCGACCTTATTTTCAAGCGGACTTAA